In Nitrospirota bacterium, one genomic interval encodes:
- a CDS encoding sigma-54-dependent Fis family transcriptional regulator, which yields MHRILVIDDDSIVRDVLESFFTGKGFSVTLAENGERGVELLDHDKFDILFVDLVMPGLGGLDVLQNASERKISTPSIVMTAFAEVKTAVEAMRLGAFDYITKPFILEELLITVNRALKLSKLKQENLMLKKQLKQKYNFHGLIGASPRMQKVYDMIEKVADTESTVLITGESGTGKEVVAKTIHFNSSRAQNSFIPLNCSAIPKDLLESELFGHEKGAFTGAVNTRIGRFELANGGTIFLDEIGELHPSLQVKLLRVLQEREFERVGGTKTVKVDVRILAATNKDLEKATQDGTFREDLFYRLNVIPLHLPPLRKRKEDIPLLIDHFMQIYCKKKKKELIKISQPIMDCFLSYRWHGNVRELENLIERVVILNDTGSVTLDDLPERFHCGRCEPLQTEAFPASAESRASLSITAGGMVLPAEGIDLNSVLNTMENGLILQALERSAGVKKKAAELLGLNRTTLLEKLKKKGIELPSQEKISS from the coding sequence ATGCATCGCATTTTAGTGATCGATGATGACTCTATCGTAAGGGATGTTCTCGAAAGCTTTTTTACGGGAAAAGGCTTTAGTGTTACTCTTGCAGAGAATGGCGAAAGAGGTGTTGAACTCCTCGATCATGATAAATTTGATATTTTGTTTGTTGACCTTGTCATGCCTGGCCTTGGTGGGCTCGATGTTCTGCAGAATGCCTCGGAACGCAAAATAAGCACTCCTTCTATTGTTATGACAGCCTTTGCAGAGGTCAAGACTGCGGTTGAGGCTATGAGACTTGGCGCCTTCGACTATATTACGAAGCCCTTTATTCTCGAGGAACTGCTCATTACGGTGAACAGGGCGCTTAAACTTTCGAAGCTGAAGCAGGAAAACCTGATGCTCAAGAAGCAGCTCAAGCAGAAATACAACTTCCATGGACTGATTGGCGCTTCTCCCCGGATGCAGAAGGTCTATGACATGATCGAGAAAGTTGCCGACACGGAAAGCACCGTACTCATTACCGGAGAAAGCGGCACCGGCAAGGAAGTTGTCGCCAAGACGATCCATTTTAACAGCTCCCGCGCGCAGAATTCTTTTATACCCCTGAACTGCTCTGCTATTCCGAAGGACCTGCTTGAATCTGAGCTTTTTGGTCATGAGAAGGGCGCGTTTACCGGTGCCGTAAATACAAGGATCGGCAGGTTTGAGCTTGCAAACGGGGGCACTATTTTTCTTGATGAGATCGGAGAGCTCCATCCGTCACTTCAGGTGAAACTGCTCAGGGTGCTGCAGGAAAGGGAATTTGAGCGGGTGGGTGGCACAAAGACGGTGAAGGTGGATGTAAGAATTCTTGCGGCAACGAACAAAGACCTTGAGAAGGCTACCCAGGATGGCACATTCAGGGAAGACCTTTTCTACCGGCTGAACGTTATCCCCCTTCATCTGCCGCCGCTCAGAAAGAGGAAAGAGGACATTCCCCTTCTGATCGATCATTTTATGCAGATATACTGCAAAAAGAAAAAGAAGGAGCTGATCAAGATTTCTCAGCCGATCATGGATTGTTTTCTGTCATACCGCTGGCACGGTAATGTGCGGGAACTTGAGAACCTGATCGAGCGCGTTGTTATACTCAATGACACGGGATCGGTTACGCTGGACGATCTGCCGGAGCGATTTCATTGTGGCAGATGCGAACCGCTCCAGACAGAAGCGTTTCCCGCATCTGCAGAGTCCCGGGCTTCTCTGTCGATAACCGCAGGCGGTATGGTCCTTCCTGCCGAGGGAATAGATCTTAACAGCGTTCTCAATACCATGGAAAACGGTCTTATCCTTCAGGCGCTTGAACGTTCCGCAGGCGTCAAGAAGAAGGCTGCCGAACTGCTCGGACTGAATCGGACAACCCTTCTTGAAAAGCTCAAAAAAAAGGGGATCGAACTCCCTTCTCAGGAAAAGATCAGTTCCTGA
- a CDS encoding tetratricopeptide repeat protein: MLVAKITAMNVLRLFLVLAATLLPLSAYALDPAEEQISSVPLKKALESLKDNKPAEALKALSEFRHDSTTVAQYHFVSGRLKLAEKKPLEAVEHFGKAYQYASKGELKEAALIERAETYVKMRYFYEARSSFNLFIKNYPASIILGRAYHGLAKSLAETGSLKEALAYYEKSGTAPDVLLAKANTLHRLGMTAEAAKVYASVLESGDSLVRESEESLFYLGENFRLSGKTADAQKYLALVKDPLYKPRADLSLGIVALQQGKSDAAVTAFSAVATTQDRESARQALLMMADMEFKAGKTVEAKAKLEEIRTKYPYGKTYEEAMLKLARLLRQEGSFEKAVHVLNELVFKSSVKKEALEEFEKLLSEVRVKDKDLFPKLWKTAGPMLLDASREKFLLDVAGDLKDSGKPFLDLMQYLAKYGTEAGKTKSTAALVEFYTEKKDRGRADEYLKKLKSMKNTAEELNRLEGRLAFLGRDYKTASEKLVQLKKLQAADIAMLGEIAAATRDYPRAIARYEKAVRESGGDARDYARLGDIMYELNRHNDALVYYRLAVGKEPNHDWALYRIGSLTEGPEAEEALKKLSGQDPMLARLAEARLMELDLTKKGVSSY, encoded by the coding sequence ATGCTTGTTGCAAAAATAACTGCTATGAACGTATTGCGTCTTTTTCTTGTTCTTGCCGCAACACTGCTGCCTCTGTCGGCATATGCCCTTGATCCTGCCGAAGAGCAGATAAGCTCTGTGCCACTGAAAAAGGCACTTGAGAGTCTGAAGGACAATAAGCCAGCAGAGGCTCTCAAGGCACTTTCTGAATTCAGGCATGACAGCACTACCGTAGCCCAATATCATTTTGTGTCGGGCCGTCTCAAGCTTGCAGAGAAGAAGCCCCTTGAGGCGGTTGAACACTTTGGCAAGGCGTATCAGTATGCCTCCAAAGGTGAGTTGAAAGAGGCTGCGCTTATTGAGAGGGCAGAGACGTATGTCAAAATGCGCTATTTCTATGAGGCACGCTCAAGCTTCAATCTCTTTATAAAGAATTATCCCGCTTCCATAATCCTTGGCAGGGCTTACCATGGTCTAGCAAAAAGCCTGGCAGAGACCGGCTCGCTTAAGGAGGCCCTTGCGTATTATGAAAAGTCGGGTACTGCCCCGGATGTGCTGCTTGCAAAGGCAAACACCCTTCATCGCCTTGGCATGACGGCAGAGGCGGCAAAAGTGTATGCTTCAGTCCTCGAATCGGGCGACTCTCTTGTCAGGGAGTCGGAGGAGTCCCTCTTCTATCTCGGAGAGAATTTCCGTCTGTCCGGCAAAACGGCTGACGCACAAAAATATCTCGCTCTGGTAAAAGATCCTCTCTATAAGCCCAGGGCAGATCTCAGCCTCGGTATTGTGGCGCTCCAGCAGGGCAAAAGCGATGCCGCGGTGACCGCCTTTTCTGCCGTTGCCACTACTCAGGACAGAGAGTCTGCGCGGCAAGCCCTGCTAATGATGGCCGACATGGAGTTCAAAGCAGGAAAGACGGTTGAAGCAAAGGCGAAGCTCGAGGAGATACGGACAAAATATCCCTATGGTAAAACATATGAAGAGGCTATGTTAAAGCTGGCCCGTCTGTTAAGGCAGGAGGGCAGTTTTGAAAAAGCTGTTCATGTCCTTAATGAGCTGGTCTTTAAATCGTCGGTAAAAAAAGAGGCGCTTGAGGAATTTGAAAAACTCCTCAGCGAGGTGAGGGTAAAGGATAAGGACCTCTTTCCGAAGCTCTGGAAAACAGCCGGGCCAATGCTCCTTGACGCTTCGCGGGAAAAATTCCTGCTCGATGTTGCGGGGGACCTCAAAGATTCAGGCAAGCCCTTTCTTGATCTGATGCAGTATCTTGCGAAATATGGCACTGAAGCGGGAAAAACGAAGAGTACGGCAGCCCTTGTTGAGTTTTATACTGAAAAGAAGGACCGCGGCCGGGCCGACGAATACCTGAAAAAACTGAAGTCCATGAAGAATACCGCCGAAGAGCTGAACAGACTTGAGGGAAGACTTGCCTTTCTGGGCAGGGATTATAAGACCGCATCCGAAAAGCTGGTTCAACTGAAAAAACTGCAGGCTGCTGATATCGCGATGCTCGGCGAGATCGCAGCGGCAACGCGCGATTATCCAAGGGCGATTGCGCGGTATGAAAAGGCTGTCAGGGAATCAGGCGGAGATGCACGGGACTATGCGCGGCTCGGCGATATCATGTATGAGCTTAACAGGCATAATGACGCCCTGGTGTATTACCGCCTTGCGGTTGGCAAAGAACCAAACCATGACTGGGCACTCTATCGGATAGGTTCTCTTACGGAAGGGCCCGAGGCGGAAGAGGCACTCAAGAAACTGAGCGGTCAGGACCCGATGCTTGCGCGGCTGGCAGAGGCGAGGCTTATGGAGCTTGATTTGACCAAGAAGGGGGTCAGCAGTTACTGA
- a CDS encoding PAS domain-containing protein: MSDIGKLKEAFLNFTEASKSLEAYYGRLQEQVKYLTLEVEEKNRQLKDALSSTEEAKDYLKGILENLKDAIIVLDTDKNVSMMNRASEDLLMLNAEAVIGRPFEGLPFSLERDGDEGVLTIGSRKHSMIVSHSEVLDRQGLLRGHVILFKDITRIKELEAQNERNYRLIAMGEMAAKIVHEIRSPLCSIELYASMLAKDLEGTEHLNMAKGISTGISSLNNILTNMLFFAKPQKPILRPVDICRLLEETVFMLLPMIESRGLTFHREIEQGVNVCGDSDLLKQVFLNILLNAIQSTPEGMAITASCRNEGPSALVEIRDEGPGIEPENIEKIFDPFFSTKEKGTGLGLAISAKIVQAHGGTIKVISSPGHGAAFRLWFPENADTSQGDTLMKEGIFS; encoded by the coding sequence ATGAGCGACATCGGCAAGCTCAAAGAAGCCTTTCTTAATTTTACCGAGGCATCTAAAAGCCTGGAGGCCTATTATGGGAGACTCCAGGAGCAGGTGAAATATCTGACGCTTGAAGTAGAGGAAAAGAACAGGCAGCTTAAGGATGCGCTCAGCAGCACGGAGGAAGCAAAGGACTATCTGAAGGGTATCCTTGAAAACCTCAAAGACGCAATCATTGTCCTTGACACGGACAAAAATGTCAGCATGATGAACAGGGCCTCAGAAGATCTCCTTATGCTGAATGCTGAAGCTGTTATCGGCAGACCGTTTGAAGGTCTGCCTTTTTCACTGGAGCGTGACGGCGACGAGGGTGTCCTGACAATCGGTTCAAGAAAACATAGCATGATCGTTTCTCATTCGGAGGTCCTTGACAGGCAGGGACTTTTACGTGGGCATGTGATTCTCTTCAAGGATATTACAAGGATTAAGGAGCTTGAGGCCCAGAACGAACGGAATTACCGGTTGATAGCCATGGGCGAGATGGCGGCAAAGATCGTGCATGAGATCCGCAGTCCGCTCTGCAGTATCGAACTCTATGCGAGCATGCTCGCAAAAGACCTCGAAGGAACAGAGCATCTGAACATGGCAAAGGGCATATCTACCGGCATCAGCAGCCTTAACAATATCCTGACGAATATGCTGTTTTTCGCAAAGCCCCAGAAGCCGATCCTGAGGCCGGTCGATATCTGCAGACTTCTCGAAGAGACGGTCTTTATGCTCCTGCCGATGATCGAGTCGAGGGGGCTCACGTTTCACCGGGAGATCGAGCAGGGTGTCAATGTCTGCGGCGATTCTGATCTGCTCAAACAGGTCTTTCTCAATATCCTGCTGAATGCAATACAGTCGACGCCGGAAGGCATGGCGATAACAGCGAGCTGCAGGAACGAGGGGCCGTCTGCGCTTGTCGAGATCAGGGACGAAGGGCCGGGCATCGAACCGGAAAATATCGAGAAGATCTTCGATCCTTTTTTCAGTACAAAGGAAAAAGGCACAGGGCTTGGTCTTGCCATATCAGCGAAGATCGTGCAGGCCCATGGAGGCACCATTAAAGTGATCAGCAGCCCCGGCCATGGCGCCGCGTTCCGCCTCTGGTTTCCCGAGAATGCGGATACATCGCAGGGTGATACCCTGATGAAAGAGGGAATATTTTCGTGA
- a CDS encoding sigma-54-dependent Fis family transcriptional regulator: MKPILVVDDDPQMRAALHEAIQRLGHRAVLAENGQEALTKLGSSSFALVITDMKMPKMDGLAFLKEARLRGANLPVLVITGHGTIENAVETMREGATDYLLKPFSFDTLSRKIDAIMQRMSGSREIVSACPKMKKLLQIADAVAPSDTTVLICGESGTGKELLARHIYSTSLRKDKPFVAVNCAAIPDNLMESELFGFEKGSFTGATEKKIGKFELANGGTLLLDEIGEMSITLQAKLLRVLQEKEVDRIGGRQPVPIDVRIIATTNRDLYKEAMEGKFREDLYYRLSVFPIDVPPLRQRQEDIPILAEHFLKKFSALQDRQIRGITKDAMDQLLSRPWRGNIRELENTLHRAVLLCRDEMIGLEHFMFYGDPPAQTTPVQGNIHDMEKELILKTLKETGGNKTQAARALGVSVRTIRNKLNEYGKNLPT, from the coding sequence GTGAAACCGATCCTTGTTGTTGATGACGATCCCCAGATGCGTGCAGCACTTCATGAGGCGATCCAGAGATTGGGCCACCGGGCGGTGCTTGCAGAAAACGGACAAGAGGCACTGACAAAGCTCGGCAGCAGTTCTTTTGCCCTGGTGATTACGGACATGAAGATGCCGAAGATGGACGGACTGGCATTTCTGAAGGAGGCGAGGCTCCGGGGTGCGAACCTTCCGGTACTCGTCATTACCGGCCACGGGACCATTGAAAATGCGGTCGAGACCATGAGAGAAGGCGCAACAGATTACCTGCTCAAGCCCTTCTCTTTTGATACCCTCAGCCGAAAGATTGACGCTATCATGCAACGCATGTCCGGCAGCAGAGAGATCGTCTCTGCCTGTCCGAAGATGAAAAAACTCCTTCAGATAGCGGATGCGGTAGCTCCAAGCGATACCACGGTGCTTATCTGCGGCGAGAGCGGGACCGGCAAAGAGCTGCTGGCGCGCCATATATACAGCACGAGCCTCAGAAAGGACAAGCCGTTTGTTGCCGTAAACTGCGCCGCCATTCCCGATAACCTTATGGAGTCTGAGCTCTTCGGATTTGAGAAGGGGTCTTTTACCGGAGCAACAGAAAAGAAGATTGGGAAGTTCGAGCTTGCCAATGGCGGCACACTTCTTCTGGACGAGATCGGTGAAATGTCCATAACCCTTCAGGCAAAACTCCTGAGAGTGCTGCAGGAAAAAGAGGTTGACCGTATCGGCGGAAGGCAGCCGGTCCCCATTGATGTGCGCATCATCGCAACAACGAACAGGGATCTGTACAAAGAGGCCATGGAAGGGAAATTCCGAGAAGACCTCTATTACCGTCTCAGCGTTTTTCCGATCGATGTCCCGCCGCTTCGGCAGCGTCAGGAGGACATTCCGATCCTGGCAGAGCATTTTCTGAAGAAATTCTCGGCACTGCAGGACCGGCAGATCAGGGGGATAACAAAGGATGCGATGGACCAGCTCCTGAGCCGTCCGTGGCGGGGGAATATCAGGGAACTCGAAAACACCCTGCATAGGGCGGTATTGCTCTGCCGGGACGAAATGATAGGGCTGGAGCATTTCATGTTCTACGGTGATCCGCCTGCTCAGACCACACCGGTTCAGGGCAATATACACGATATGGAGAAGGAACTGATCCTGAAGACCCTGAAGGAGACGGGCGGCAATAAGACGCAGGCTGCCAGGGCGCTGGGCGTGAGCGTCAGGACGATCAGAAACAAGCTCAACGAATACGGGAAAAATTTGCCTACCTGA
- the flgB gene encoding flagellar basal body rod protein FlgB, translating into MDSGFSILEKLIQATQVRHKVLSSNIANVDTPKYRAKDVDFKSFLESENAGMKTTNPGHISTSPVSTGQPADLKAGGNLSWGDDNNVELDMEVAKMTENGLLYEAAARLLSKKMLMIKSAANRR; encoded by the coding sequence ATGGACAGCGGCTTTAGCATACTTGAGAAATTGATCCAGGCTACGCAGGTCAGGCACAAGGTCCTTTCCTCCAACATTGCCAATGTGGATACCCCGAAATACCGGGCAAAGGATGTTGACTTTAAAAGCTTTCTTGAGAGCGAGAACGCGGGAATGAAGACAACCAATCCGGGGCATATTTCGACCAGCCCTGTCAGCACAGGGCAGCCGGCGGACCTTAAGGCCGGCGGGAACCTGTCCTGGGGAGATGACAACAATGTCGAGCTTGATATGGAAGTGGCGAAGATGACGGAAAATGGGCTGCTCTATGAGGCCGCGGCAAGGCTTCTTTCAAAGAAAATGCTTATGATCAAGAGCGCAGCAAACAGGAGGTAA
- the flgC gene encoding flagellar basal body rod protein FlgC: MDSLGIFKVSASGLQAQRTRMNLIASNMANAHTTRTENGGPYRRKEAIFSSEPVEAAAGEGLEGVKVSDVVEDQTPPQMTYDPGHPDADKDGYVAYPNVSVIEEMANMMMASRAYEANVAAFNISKTMIMKSFEIGR, translated from the coding sequence GTGGATTCATTAGGTATTTTCAAGGTGAGCGCATCCGGGCTTCAGGCACAGAGGACGAGGATGAATCTTATTGCCTCCAATATGGCCAATGCCCATACAACCCGCACAGAAAACGGCGGACCATACCGGCGCAAGGAAGCCATATTTTCATCGGAGCCTGTTGAAGCCGCTGCCGGCGAGGGGCTCGAGGGCGTGAAGGTCTCTGATGTGGTCGAGGACCAGACCCCTCCGCAGATGACCTATGACCCGGGACATCCTGATGCTGACAAGGACGGGTATGTCGCATATCCGAATGTGAGTGTTATCGAGGAGATGGCGAATATGATGATGGCATCCCGCGCGTATGAGGCGAATGTCGCTGCGTTTAATATCTCAAAGACCATGATTATGAAGTCCTTTGAGATTGGGAGGTAA
- the fliE gene encoding flagellar hook-basal body complex protein FliE yields the protein MSDMKIAGAGIGQNSLPIKAGQKTQEGGFDSVLKDAMGKVMEMQGEAEKGIKELASGGDVTQAIIAMEKADMSFQVMVEVRNKLLTAYEEIMRMQI from the coding sequence ATGAGTGATATGAAAATAGCCGGAGCCGGCATAGGTCAGAACTCCCTCCCGATCAAGGCAGGACAGAAGACACAGGAGGGCGGCTTTGATTCAGTCCTCAAGGATGCCATGGGCAAGGTCATGGAGATGCAGGGCGAGGCGGAAAAGGGGATCAAGGAACTCGCCTCGGGCGGTGATGTGACGCAGGCGATTATTGCGATGGAAAAAGCAGACATGTCTTTTCAGGTGATGGTCGAGGTGCGCAACAAACTGCTGACTGCCTATGAAGAGATCATGAGAATGCAGATCTGA
- the fliF gene encoding flagellar M-ring protein FliF — protein sequence MANIVETIKSLPPKNLIIMLIAIGMAVAGVVFFMSWIQQADYQVLFANLAESDAGGIVQKLKELKVPYKLEAGSIMVPADKVYDLRLQLAAQGLPHGGGVGFELFDKADFGSTDFVQKLNYRRALQGELSRTIMSLAEVEQCRIHLAIPEKSLFVQEGNNPSASVLVKLRAGRNLTQGQIQGIVHLVSSSIEGLNPKDVTVVDSRGDMLTRPSGNDVAGLSSSQLEYQHNVEKDLESRVISILEPVVGRNKIRAKVAAAIDFTKVEKTEEKYDPDGQVIRSEQKNIEKTTAAGSGGVPGVASNLPGRSAAQTGGTQAGSQKQNETTNYEISKVTSHTVNASGDLKKVSIAVIVDGTYAEQEGSKEKKYAPRTEEDLKKYEDIVKKSIGFTASRGDEVRIANMPFETIPQEDLGQVSKSYMPMVMTAARYIVPILALLLFFLFVVKPLMGTVTTVTTTRGTAELPLPRTVAEIEKSMSPAALPPMQNDVIDWAKKKPDQAASLIKTWIEER from the coding sequence ATGGCCAACATCGTAGAAACCATAAAGAGCCTCCCCCCCAAGAACCTGATAATCATGCTTATTGCGATCGGCATGGCAGTAGCCGGCGTCGTGTTTTTCATGTCATGGATACAGCAGGCTGACTATCAGGTACTGTTTGCCAACCTCGCTGAAAGTGATGCCGGCGGTATCGTGCAGAAGCTGAAGGAACTTAAGGTGCCCTATAAGCTTGAGGCAGGAAGCATCATGGTGCCTGCCGATAAGGTCTATGACCTGAGGCTCCAGCTTGCAGCGCAGGGCCTGCCGCATGGCGGTGGTGTCGGGTTTGAGCTTTTTGACAAGGCGGATTTTGGTTCAACGGACTTTGTGCAGAAGCTTAACTATCGCCGGGCGCTTCAGGGTGAGTTGTCCCGCACGATTATGTCTCTTGCAGAGGTGGAACAGTGCAGAATACATCTGGCGATACCCGAAAAATCACTTTTTGTGCAGGAGGGGAACAACCCGAGCGCCTCAGTGCTGGTGAAGCTCAGGGCAGGCAGGAACCTTACCCAGGGCCAGATCCAGGGCATTGTCCACCTTGTCTCAAGCAGCATCGAGGGTCTAAATCCTAAGGATGTTACGGTTGTTGACAGCCGCGGCGATATGCTGACACGGCCGTCGGGCAATGATGTTGCCGGTCTCAGCAGCAGCCAGCTCGAATATCAGCACAACGTTGAGAAGGACCTTGAATCACGGGTAATTTCCATTTTGGAGCCGGTTGTCGGCAGAAACAAGATCAGGGCAAAGGTTGCTGCTGCCATTGATTTTACCAAGGTCGAAAAGACTGAGGAAAAGTATGATCCGGACGGACAGGTTATACGAAGCGAGCAGAAGAATATTGAAAAAACAACCGCTGCCGGATCGGGCGGCGTCCCTGGCGTAGCATCGAATCTGCCCGGCAGATCGGCAGCACAGACCGGCGGAACACAGGCCGGCTCGCAGAAGCAGAACGAGACGACCAACTACGAAATAAGCAAGGTGACGAGCCATACGGTGAATGCCTCAGGAGACCTGAAAAAAGTGAGTATTGCGGTTATCGTTGACGGGACTTATGCAGAGCAGGAGGGGTCCAAGGAGAAGAAGTATGCTCCCCGCACCGAAGAGGACCTCAAAAAGTATGAGGATATTGTAAAGAAATCGATCGGTTTTACCGCTTCAAGAGGGGATGAGGTCAGGATTGCGAACATGCCGTTTGAAACGATCCCGCAGGAGGATCTGGGACAGGTCTCGAAATCGTATATGCCGATGGTTATGACTGCTGCACGGTATATTGTGCCGATCCTGGCCCTGCTGCTCTTTTTCCTCTTTGTGGTGAAGCCGCTTATGGGTACGGTCACGACGGTGACAACAACGCGCGGCACTGCTGAACTCCCTCTGCCAAGGACCGTTGCAGAGATCGAAAAGTCTATGTCGCCGGCTGCGCTGCCGCCGATGCAGAATGACGTAATTGACTGGGCAAAAAAGAAGCCTGATCAGGCCGCGAGCCTCATCAAGACATGGATTGAGGAGCGGTAA
- the fliG gene encoding flagellar motor switch protein FliG gives MAFSGHEKAAIFLSSIGEEAAAEILKNLDIKDVGKLSTYMSRLKTLSKADVEHVFSEVTEKISKGDLRVGGDDYVKKILSKGLGEESANKIIEMASKQSTIDSLRWIDSKTLSNFLMTEHPQTIALILCLLEPTQASEVLGGLPDALKADVAMRIATTERIPGDAIEELEEVLKGHLDISKSSGRKLGGIKAVAEILNQCDRSTESMILDKIEGSNATVADSIRQLMFVFDDLLSVDDKGIQMVLKEISTEDLSLALKTAAEALREKIFRNMSQRAATILKEDMEVKGPVKVSDVEKAQQNIVKVARKLEEEGKLMLGGRGGEELV, from the coding sequence ATGGCCTTCAGCGGACATGAAAAGGCGGCCATCTTCCTTAGTTCCATAGGCGAGGAGGCTGCTGCCGAGATTTTGAAGAACCTCGACATTAAGGATGTGGGGAAGCTCAGTACGTACATGAGCCGCCTTAAGACGCTCAGCAAGGCCGATGTCGAACATGTCTTCAGCGAGGTGACGGAAAAGATCTCCAAGGGCGATCTCAGGGTCGGCGGCGATGACTATGTGAAGAAGATCCTCTCAAAAGGGCTGGGCGAGGAAAGCGCCAACAAGATCATAGAGATGGCTTCAAAACAGAGTACGATTGACTCTCTCCGGTGGATCGATTCAAAAACGCTTTCCAATTTCCTGATGACAGAGCATCCCCAGACGATCGCGCTGATCCTCTGTCTTTTGGAGCCCACACAGGCCTCCGAAGTGCTCGGCGGTCTGCCGGATGCACTCAAGGCAGATGTGGCCATGCGTATTGCAACAACGGAGCGCATACCGGGTGATGCCATCGAAGAGCTGGAAGAAGTTCTGAAGGGCCACCTTGACATAAGCAAGAGTTCAGGGAGAAAGCTCGGCGGCATCAAGGCCGTTGCAGAGATCCTGAACCAGTGCGACCGGTCTACCGAGAGCATGATCCTTGACAAGATCGAGGGCTCAAATGCCACGGTCGCTGATTCGATCAGACAGCTCATGTTCGTCTTTGACGACCTTCTGAGCGTTGACGACAAGGGTATTCAGATGGTGCTGAAGGAGATCAGCACCGAAGACCTTTCACTTGCCCTGAAGACGGCGGCAGAGGCGCTCAGGGAGAAAATCTTCAGAAATATGTCGCAGAGAGCGGCCACGATCCTTAAGGAGGATATGGAAGTGAAGGGGCCGGTGAAGGTTTCGGATGTCGAAAAAGCCCAGCAGAATATCGTAAAGGTCGCCAGAAAGCTGGAGGAAGAGGGCAAGCTGATGCTCGGTGGAAGAGGGGGTGAAGAGCTTGTCTAA
- a CDS encoding FliI/YscN family ATPase has protein sequence MAAIDLSLYRKSLADAEPLRVYGRIDEITGIIIKASGLRVSIGEACKIYLDQGPVIDAEVVGFRDGKVLLMAIGELAGIKPGSRVLSVGKKVSVKVGPGLIGRIIDDTGNPIDGKGPIIGEDYPLFANSPNPLTRQRITKPMDLGIRAINGLLTCGRGQRMGIMAGSGVGKSVLLGMIAKYTEAEMNVIALIGERGREVREFIERDLGEGLKKSVVVISTAEQPPLAKVRGAFTATAIAEYYREKGQNVLLLMDSLTRVAMAQREIGLAIGEPPASKGYTPSVFTMLPKLLERVGTAEGRGSITGLYTVLVEGDDLQEPIADATRAILDGHIVLSRELAMEGHYPSIDILKSISRVMPDIVERGHREFAARFIETLATYKKMEDMINLGAYKDGSNPKVDYAIKMIDRLRGYLRQGMDDRRDMGDSLQGLYMLFEEMKHE, from the coding sequence GTGGCCGCCATTGACCTTTCTTTATACCGAAAGTCGCTTGCTGATGCAGAACCGCTGAGGGTGTACGGCAGGATAGACGAGATTACCGGCATTATCATAAAGGCCAGCGGTCTCCGGGTCAGCATCGGCGAGGCATGCAAGATATACCTTGACCAGGGACCGGTGATTGATGCGGAAGTGGTAGGGTTCAGAGACGGCAAGGTGCTGCTCATGGCGATCGGAGAACTTGCCGGCATCAAGCCCGGCAGCAGAGTGCTGTCTGTGGGGAAAAAGGTTTCGGTAAAAGTAGGTCCGGGACTTATCGGCAGGATTATTGATGACACGGGAAATCCGATTGACGGCAAGGGCCCGATTATCGGTGAAGACTATCCGCTTTTTGCAAACTCACCCAATCCTCTTACCAGACAGAGAATTACGAAGCCGATGGATCTGGGCATCAGGGCAATCAACGGACTGCTCACCTGCGGCAGAGGACAGAGGATGGGCATCATGGCAGGCAGCGGCGTCGGCAAAAGCGTACTCCTCGGCATGATAGCGAAATATACGGAAGCTGAGATGAATGTCATCGCCCTGATCGGTGAGCGCGGCAGGGAAGTGCGTGAATTCATAGAACGCGACCTCGGCGAGGGGCTAAAAAAGTCGGTCGTGGTCATCTCCACGGCAGAACAGCCCCCGCTTGCAAAGGTGCGCGGGGCCTTTACCGCAACGGCCATAGCCGAATATTACCGCGAAAAAGGGCAGAACGTTCTTCTCCTTATGGATTCTCTCACGCGGGTTGCCATGGCCCAGAGAGAAATAGGGCTTGCCATCGGCGAGCCTCCTGCATCAAAGGGATATACGCCCTCAGTCTTTACTATGCTCCCGAAGCTCCTTGAACGTGTCGGCACGGCTGAAGGCAGGGGAAGCATTACCGGTTTATATACGGTGCTCGTTGAGGGAGACGACCTGCAGGAGCCGATTGCTGATGCCACGAGGGCGATCCTCGACGGCCATATTGTGCTTTCCCGGGAGCTCGCCATGGAGGGGCACTACCCTTCGATCGATATCCTGAAATCGATCAGCAGGGTAATGCCCGATATCGTCGAGAGGGGGCACCGGGAGTTCGCCGCACGGTTTATTGAGACGCTGGCCACGTATAAAAAGATGGAGGACATGATTAATCTGGGCGCGTACAAGGACGGTTCCAACCCCAAAGTTGATTATGCCATCAAAATGATCGACCGGCTCAGGGGGTATCTCAGGCAGGGCATGGATGACCGGCGCGACATGGGCGACAGTCTGCAGGGGCTTTATATGCTCTTTGAGGAGATGAAGCATGAGTAA